CTCGTACTACGGCAGCAAGTTCCACGGCCGCCGCACCTCCAACCAGGAGGTGTACGACATGTACACCTTCAGCGCCGCGCACAAGACCCTGCCGCTGCCGAGCTTCGCCCGGGTCACCAACCTGGACAACGGCAAGTCGGTGGTGGTGCGGGTCAACGACCGCGGCCCGTTCCACGATGGCCGGGTGATCGACCTCAGCTACGCCGCCGCGGTGAAGCTGGGCATCGTCGCCCGCGGTACCGGCCGGGTCGAGGTACGCGCGCTGGTCCCGGGCGAGGACGACGGCACCCGTTACGCGGCAAGGCCCGCCGCTGTCCCCGCGCCGGCCCAGGTCGCCGCGGCGCCTGCGCAGACCGCGCCGGCGACCCCGGCCACCGCGCTGGACCAGCTGGTCCAGGCGCTGCCGGAAGAAGCGCCGCCGGTCGCGAACGAACCGCCCGCCGTTGCCAGTGCGCCCGCCGCCGCGCCTGTTGCTGCTTCAGTCCACGCCGCACCGTCGGTGATCTCGCCCTCGGCGCAGCTGCTGCAGGTCGCCAGCTTCTCCAGCGCCGACAATGCGCGCCGGGCGCTGGAACGGCTGCTGGCCGCCGGCATCAGCGAGGCGCGCATCGAGGACGCGACCAGCGGCGGACGCACGCTGTGGCGCCTGCGGGTGCCGGCCGCCGGCGACCCGGCGGAACTTGCGCTGCGCATCGCCGGTCTGGGTTTCGGTACCCCGCAGCCGGTCCGCGACTGAGCGCGGGCTTACAATCGT
This genomic interval from Pseudoxanthomonas suwonensis 11-1 contains the following:
- a CDS encoding septal ring lytic transglycosylase RlpA family protein — protein: MTARRPSQAVLRMAAVLAMLVLAACGSAPKKASAPSPAKGDKVASPSAADGRCSGVSPYAPAQEDPSTRGDYTAGGLYKPGVPDRTPDYVPDVDCIPEPVVVDLPRSPVGNRSPYTVLGKQYKVMDRPHGYVEQGIASYYGSKFHGRRTSNQEVYDMYTFSAAHKTLPLPSFARVTNLDNGKSVVVRVNDRGPFHDGRVIDLSYAAAVKLGIVARGTGRVEVRALVPGEDDGTRYAARPAAVPAPAQVAAAPAQTAPATPATALDQLVQALPEEAPPVANEPPAVASAPAAAPVAASVHAAPSVISPSAQLLQVASFSSADNARRALERLLAAGISEARIEDATSGGRTLWRLRVPAAGDPAELALRIAGLGFGTPQPVRD